Proteins from a single region of Primulina tabacum isolate GXHZ01 chromosome 5, ASM2559414v2, whole genome shotgun sequence:
- the LOC142546928 gene encoding myosin-binding protein 1-like isoform X2, producing the protein MVRMETRQTQKVENEQKASLSIASSLVSAVHEWLLIFMLFIDAVFSYLVTTFARYVRLQIPCLLCSRLDHILGKERPGFVWDLLCNEHKLKVSSLVFCKLHNNLVDVHGTCENCFFSSAETKNVPNAETYRLLLGKLGNDPQHWLDDEYKLGSCNTRMCCCNELWASRNLVPKFFGTKSTDSEKSERSKLYLSRNEDAGLLSHVEYAKVKVTSDTESETQISDDETRGNHIREIDMPEQDSAAVDGLPEPQITTVTVCPALEKTVEPDGAFSSGCNAKSKVPLGHGLEELNWHDKNDVNTPSDLISFTEAPPWPTVIGAHFEEPKETNHSRTSVLEQDAMAEHGETSKMGNNSMDRADLMKEKSVERGEISVIRSDPVTANETQIDPKHSTTDSSLQIADSLELVDAYRLAIGARGRQLSGKLLEQQMSMKESKRASEDLKLLFSQISPARGIELSLNDSPRMVHINNEDYISMDDFSPSLGVQLFQRRISLERNESSLSLDGSTVSEIEGESLVDRLKRQVAHDKKIMGCLYKELEEERNASSIAANQTMAMITRLQEEKSSIHMEASQYLRLMEEQAEYDGEAFQQVNDLLVEKEKRIQCLEEELEQFKNGSSNNFFGQSSIPDVPDQETEKYSILKSLEKLEEKLFVLSKDEVQLNDTRCTQEPVGTFMNRDSELGSIRYELSVIRKRLEELDV; encoded by the exons ATGGTCAGAATGGAGACGAGGCAGACTCAAAAGGTTGAAAATGAGCAGAAAGCTTCCCTCAGTATCGCCTCTTCCTTAGTTTCAGCAGTGCATGAATGGCTGCtgatttttatgctttttaTTGATGCCGTTTTCTCCTACTTGGTCACGACTTTCGCTCGTTACGTCCGACTCCAAATCCCGTGTTTGCTATGCTCAAGACTCGATCATATACTGGGAAAGGAGAGGCCTGGCTTTGTTTGGGACTTGTTGTGTAACGAGCACAAGTTAAAGGTCTCTTCTTTAGTTTTTTGTAAACTTCATAATAACCTCGTAGATGTTCACGGGACGTGTGAAAATTGCTTCTTTTCATCTGCTGAAACCAAGAACGTGCCAAATGCCGAAACATATAGATTGCTGCTTGGGAAATTAGGGAATGATCCTCAACATTGGCTCGATGATGAATATAAACTTGGTTCTTGTAATACAAGGATGTGTTGTTGTAATGAACTATGGGCCTCAAGAAATCTTGTGCCGAAGTTTTTCGGTACCAAATCAACTGATTCTGAGAAATCTGAAcgatcaaaactatacttatcGAGGAACGAGGATGCTGGTCTTTTGTCACACGTAGAATATGCAAAAGTCAAGGTTACATCTGACACTGAATCAGAAACTCAAATTTCAGACGATGAAACTCGTGGTAATCATATTCGTGAAATTGATATGCCAGAACAGGATTCGGCAGCTGTTGATGGCCTACCAGAACCACAAATTACTACAGTTACTGTCTGTCCAGCTTTGGAGAAAACAGTGGAGCCAGATGGGGCTTTCAGTTCGGGTTGTAATGCCAAATCCAAGGTTCCTCTTGGGCATGGATTAGAGGAACTTAATTGGCATGACAAAAATGATGTTAACACACCTTCCGATCTAATTTCTTTTACTGAGGCACCTCCCTGGCCCACTGTTATTGGGGCTCATTTTGAAGAACCCAAAGAAACTA ATCATTCAAGAACCTCTGTCTTGGAGCAAGACGCTATGGCTGAACATGGAGAAACTTCTAAGATGGGAAACAACTCAATGGACAGAGCAGATTTAATGAAAGAAAAATCAGTAGAACGTGGAGAAATTTCAGTGATTAGAAGTGATCCCGTTACAGCAAATGAAACTCAAATAGATCCAAAACATAGTACAACCGATTCAAGTTTGCAAATTGCGGATTCTTTAGAACTTGTTGATGCTTATAGATTAGCCATTGGGGCTAGGGGGAGGCAGCTGTCTGGGAAACTCTTGGAACAACAAATGTCTATGAAAGAATCTAAGAGAGCCAGTGAAGATTTGAAGCTCTTGTTTTCACAAATATCTCCAGCCAGAGGGATTGAATTATCCTTAAATGATAGCCCTAGGATGGTGCACATAAATAATGAAGATTATATATCTATGGATGATTTTAGTCCTTCCTTAGGGGTGCAACTATTTCAAAGAAGGATCTCGCTTGAGAGAAATGAATCGAGCTTATCGCTAGATGGGAGCACAGTGAGCGAAATCGAAGGTGAAAGTTTGGTAGATCGGTTGAAACGTCAGGTTGCACATGACAAGAAAATAATGGGTTGTTTGTATAAAGAGTTGGAAGAAGAGAGAAACGCCTCCTCGATTGCTGCCAATCAAACCATGGCCATGATTACAAGGTTGCAAGAAGAGAAGTCGTCGATCCATATGGAGGCTTCTCAGTATTTAAGACTGATGGAAGAACAAGCTGAGTATGATGGTGAGGCCTTCCAACAAGTAAACGACCTTCTCGTGGAGAAGGAGAAACGTATTCAATGTCTTGAGGAGGAGCTTGAACAGTTCAAAAATGGCTCATCAAATAACTTTTTCGGGCAAAGTTCTATACCAGATGTCCCGGATCAAGAAACTGAAAAATATTCTATTCTAAAATCTTTGGAGAAACTTGAGGAAAAACTATTTGTCTTGTCAAAAGATGAAGTTCAGCTCAATGACACGAGGTGTACTCAAGAACCGGTCGGA ACGTTCATGAATAGAGATTCTGAGTTGGGTTCTATTCGGTATGAGCTTTCTGTTATCAGGAAAAGATTGGAAGAGCTTGATGTATAG
- the LOC142546928 gene encoding myosin-binding protein 1-like isoform X1, translated as MVRMETRQTQKVENEQKASLSIASSLVSAVHEWLLIFMLFIDAVFSYLVTTFARYVRLQIPCLLCSRLDHILGKERPGFVWDLLCNEHKLKVSSLVFCKLHNNLVDVHGTCENCFFSSAETKNVPNAETYRLLLGKLGNDPQHWLDDEYKLGSCNTRMCCCNELWASRNLVPKFFGTKSTDSEKSERSKLYLSRNEDAGLLSHVEYAKVKVTSDTESETQISDDETRGNHIREIDMPEQDSAAVDGLPEPQITTVTVCPALEKTVEPDGAFSSGCNAKSKVPLGHGLEELNWHDKNDVNTPSDLISFTEAPPWPTVIGAHFEEPKETNHSRTSVLEQDAMAEHGETSKMGNNSMDRADLMKEKSVERGEISVIRSDPVTANETQIDPKHSTTDSSLQIADSLELVDAYRLAIGARGRQLSGKLLEQQMSMKESKRASEDLKLLFSQISPARGIELSLNDSPRMVHINNEDYISMDDFSPSLGVQLFQRRISLERNESSLSLDGSTVSEIEGESLVDRLKRQVAHDKKIMGCLYKELEEERNASSIAANQTMAMITRLQEEKSSIHMEASQYLRLMEEQAEYDGEAFQQVNDLLVEKEKRIQCLEEELEQFKNGSSNNFFGQSSIPDVPDQETEKYSILKSLEKLEEKLFVLSKDEVQLNDTRCTQEPVGIGRKNNLLENTFMNRDSELGSIRYELSVIRKRLEELDV; from the exons ATGGTCAGAATGGAGACGAGGCAGACTCAAAAGGTTGAAAATGAGCAGAAAGCTTCCCTCAGTATCGCCTCTTCCTTAGTTTCAGCAGTGCATGAATGGCTGCtgatttttatgctttttaTTGATGCCGTTTTCTCCTACTTGGTCACGACTTTCGCTCGTTACGTCCGACTCCAAATCCCGTGTTTGCTATGCTCAAGACTCGATCATATACTGGGAAAGGAGAGGCCTGGCTTTGTTTGGGACTTGTTGTGTAACGAGCACAAGTTAAAGGTCTCTTCTTTAGTTTTTTGTAAACTTCATAATAACCTCGTAGATGTTCACGGGACGTGTGAAAATTGCTTCTTTTCATCTGCTGAAACCAAGAACGTGCCAAATGCCGAAACATATAGATTGCTGCTTGGGAAATTAGGGAATGATCCTCAACATTGGCTCGATGATGAATATAAACTTGGTTCTTGTAATACAAGGATGTGTTGTTGTAATGAACTATGGGCCTCAAGAAATCTTGTGCCGAAGTTTTTCGGTACCAAATCAACTGATTCTGAGAAATCTGAAcgatcaaaactatacttatcGAGGAACGAGGATGCTGGTCTTTTGTCACACGTAGAATATGCAAAAGTCAAGGTTACATCTGACACTGAATCAGAAACTCAAATTTCAGACGATGAAACTCGTGGTAATCATATTCGTGAAATTGATATGCCAGAACAGGATTCGGCAGCTGTTGATGGCCTACCAGAACCACAAATTACTACAGTTACTGTCTGTCCAGCTTTGGAGAAAACAGTGGAGCCAGATGGGGCTTTCAGTTCGGGTTGTAATGCCAAATCCAAGGTTCCTCTTGGGCATGGATTAGAGGAACTTAATTGGCATGACAAAAATGATGTTAACACACCTTCCGATCTAATTTCTTTTACTGAGGCACCTCCCTGGCCCACTGTTATTGGGGCTCATTTTGAAGAACCCAAAGAAACTA ATCATTCAAGAACCTCTGTCTTGGAGCAAGACGCTATGGCTGAACATGGAGAAACTTCTAAGATGGGAAACAACTCAATGGACAGAGCAGATTTAATGAAAGAAAAATCAGTAGAACGTGGAGAAATTTCAGTGATTAGAAGTGATCCCGTTACAGCAAATGAAACTCAAATAGATCCAAAACATAGTACAACCGATTCAAGTTTGCAAATTGCGGATTCTTTAGAACTTGTTGATGCTTATAGATTAGCCATTGGGGCTAGGGGGAGGCAGCTGTCTGGGAAACTCTTGGAACAACAAATGTCTATGAAAGAATCTAAGAGAGCCAGTGAAGATTTGAAGCTCTTGTTTTCACAAATATCTCCAGCCAGAGGGATTGAATTATCCTTAAATGATAGCCCTAGGATGGTGCACATAAATAATGAAGATTATATATCTATGGATGATTTTAGTCCTTCCTTAGGGGTGCAACTATTTCAAAGAAGGATCTCGCTTGAGAGAAATGAATCGAGCTTATCGCTAGATGGGAGCACAGTGAGCGAAATCGAAGGTGAAAGTTTGGTAGATCGGTTGAAACGTCAGGTTGCACATGACAAGAAAATAATGGGTTGTTTGTATAAAGAGTTGGAAGAAGAGAGAAACGCCTCCTCGATTGCTGCCAATCAAACCATGGCCATGATTACAAGGTTGCAAGAAGAGAAGTCGTCGATCCATATGGAGGCTTCTCAGTATTTAAGACTGATGGAAGAACAAGCTGAGTATGATGGTGAGGCCTTCCAACAAGTAAACGACCTTCTCGTGGAGAAGGAGAAACGTATTCAATGTCTTGAGGAGGAGCTTGAACAGTTCAAAAATGGCTCATCAAATAACTTTTTCGGGCAAAGTTCTATACCAGATGTCCCGGATCAAGAAACTGAAAAATATTCTATTCTAAAATCTTTGGAGAAACTTGAGGAAAAACTATTTGTCTTGTCAAAAGATGAAGTTCAGCTCAATGACACGAGGTGTACTCAAGAACCGGTCGGAATAGGAAGAAAGAACAATCTCTTAGAAAACACGTTCATGAATAGAGATTCTGAGTTGGGTTCTATTCGGTATGAGCTTTCTGTTATCAGGAAAAGATTGGAAGAGCTTGATGTATAG